The Diospyros lotus cultivar Yz01 chromosome 15, ASM1463336v1, whole genome shotgun sequence genome has a window encoding:
- the LOC127791916 gene encoding peroxidase P7-like: MASVDTITNFLATLSVIVTLLAFHGRAQLSPTFYSSTCPNVQTIVRDAMEEAVEKEARMGASILRLFFHDCFVQGCDASILLDDTATFTGEKNAIPNKNSARGFEVIDAIKTKVEAACSNTVSCADILALAARDGVVLLGGPTWTVELGRRDSRTASLTAANTQIPFPSDNLSTLISLFAAKGLSARDMTALSGSHTIGQARCTNFRARIYNETNIDPNFAALRQANCPTSGGDNNLAPLDIQTPTQFDNAYYQNLVVRRGLLHSDQQLFNGGSQDALVKTYSGNSEAFSSDFTAAVVRMGSIDPLTGTAGEIRKNCRLVN; this comes from the exons ATGGCGTCCGTTGATACTATTACCAACTTCTTGGCCACACTATCTGTCATTGTAACTCTTCTTGCCTTCCATGGCCGAGCGCAGCTTTCTCCTACTTTCTACTCCTCCACTTGCCCTAATGTGCAGACCATCGTACGAGACGCCATGGAAGAAGCTGTTGAAAAGGAGGCTCGAATGGGCGCCTCCATCCTTCGCCTGTTCTTCCACGATTGCTTCGTCCAG GGCTGCGATGCGTCAATTCTGCTGGACGACACGGCCACCTTCACCGGCGAGAAGAACGCTATCCCAAACAAGAACTCGGCGAGAGGGTTTGAAGTGATCGACGCCATTAAAACCAAGGTGGAAGCTGCCTGTAGCAACACTGTGTCCTGTGCAGACATCCTGGCTCTCGCTGCTCGAGATGGGGTTGTCTTG CTGGGAGGGCCAACATGGACGGTGGAACTAGGCAGAAGAGACTCAAGAACCGCCAGCCTAACTGCAGCCAACACCCAAATCCCTTTCCCATCCGACAACCTCTCCACCCTAATCTCCCTGTTCGCCGCCAAAGGCCTCTCTGCCCGGGACATGACGGCGCTCTCCGGCAGCCACACCATCGGCCAAGCTCGCTGCACCAACTTCAGGGCTCGGATATATAACGAAACCAACATTGATCCAAACTTCGCAGCCCTCCGACAAGCCAATTGCCCGACCTCCGGCGGCGATAACAACTTGGCTCCGCTCGACATCCAGACCCCGACTCAGTTCGACAACGCCTACTACCAGAACTTGGTGGTTCGACGAGGGTTGCTCCACTCGGACCAGCAGCTGTTCAACGGTGGATCACAAGATGCACTTGTTAAGACTTACAGTGGTAATAGTGAAGCTTTTTCAAGTGATTTTACAGCTGCAGTGGTGAGAATGGGGAGCATCGATCCCCTTACAGGAACCGCTGGAGAGATTAGAAAGAACTGCAGGCTGGTTAACTGA